A window of Coprothermobacter sp. contains these coding sequences:
- a CDS encoding adenosylhomocysteinase, producing the protein MSIQSGEQKMQWAIRHMPILSSVAERFENERPFAGLNVVIALHLEAKTANLAYVMLRGGANVAITASNPITTQDDVAQALAERGVTVFAKRGETPAEYKEYFSNVLATKPNLLIDDGGDLVNAVHFEHPELLPAIVGACEETTTGVIRDRALARAGKLSFPVIGVNEGLCKHLFDNRFGTGQSAWDGILRTTNMNVAGKVVVVAGYGWVGKGVAMRARGLGAQVVVTEVDPVKAVEAHMEGYQVMPMLEAARIGEIFITCTGDDKVITKEHFGVMKDGAILCNAGHFDVEVDVQHLRNKDPQHHEVRHNIEEYACDGKHFYVLGEGRLVNLACADGHPIEIMDLTFALQALSAEYLVRHQESLPKELINVPETIDDMASRAFLASRGLSIDTLTEEQTRYLGSY; encoded by the coding sequence ATGAGCATCCAGTCGGGTGAACAGAAAATGCAGTGGGCGATCCGTCACATGCCGATCCTGTCATCGGTTGCCGAGCGCTTCGAGAACGAACGGCCCTTTGCCGGGCTCAATGTGGTCATTGCTCTCCACCTGGAGGCCAAGACGGCCAACCTGGCCTACGTGATGCTGCGCGGCGGCGCCAATGTCGCCATTACGGCGTCCAACCCCATCACCACGCAGGACGACGTGGCCCAGGCACTTGCAGAACGCGGAGTCACGGTCTTCGCCAAACGGGGTGAGACGCCAGCGGAGTACAAGGAATACTTCAGCAACGTCCTGGCCACCAAGCCCAACCTGCTGATCGATGACGGTGGGGATCTCGTGAACGCCGTTCACTTTGAGCATCCTGAGCTGCTGCCCGCCATTGTGGGAGCATGCGAAGAGACGACGACCGGAGTCATCCGTGACCGTGCGCTGGCCCGCGCAGGCAAACTGTCGTTCCCAGTCATCGGGGTGAACGAGGGCCTGTGCAAGCACCTCTTCGACAACCGTTTCGGCACAGGGCAGTCCGCCTGGGACGGTATTCTGCGGACGACCAACATGAACGTCGCTGGCAAGGTCGTGGTCGTCGCTGGGTACGGATGGGTCGGCAAGGGTGTAGCCATGCGTGCCAGAGGCCTCGGCGCCCAAGTCGTCGTTACAGAAGTCGATCCCGTCAAAGCTGTCGAAGCCCACATGGAAGGCTATCAGGTCATGCCCATGCTCGAGGCCGCCAGAATCGGTGAGATCTTCATTACGTGCACGGGCGACGACAAGGTCATCACCAAGGAGCACTTCGGCGTCATGAAGGACGGCGCAATCCTGTGCAATGCTGGGCACTTCGATGTCGAAGTCGACGTTCAACACTTGAGGAACAAGGACCCTCAGCACCACGAAGTTCGGCACAACATCGAGGAGTATGCTTGCGACGGCAAACATTTCTATGTCCTGGGCGAGGGGCGCCTTGTCAACCTGGCATGTGCCGACGGGCACCCCATCGAGATCATGGACCTGACATTCGCGTTGCAGGCGCTGTCGGCCGAGTATCTGGTCAGACACCAGGAGTCTCTGCCCAAGGAACTCATCAATGTACCCGAGACGATCGACGACATGGCATCGAGAGCATTCCTTGCATCCCGCGGCCTGTCCATCGACACGCTGACCGAAGAGCAGACAAGGTATCTCGGCTCGTACTAG
- a CDS encoding ABC transporter permease: protein MIVIAASGRNPFRAYALLFGDSGLIPGGSAWRREFAELLIKSAMYIATGLSVALAFKGGLFNIGAEGQFWVGAIVATFFGYWTPVAHTFGAMYVALGTFGWIAQLLHGAICIIMGMLAGGAWAAVAGYLYVKRGVNIVIGTIMLNWIAWFLITSWLVLGPMTPPSQTFTSGSFYVTDTAKLLRIMMPTRLNTSILLVLIATYATWFLLYKTTVGYEIRAIGYTANIGMEAPRAQGINVSRRILQLMFFSGSLAALGGSFFILGLTYQFPNTATMGYGWTGIGIALIGQSEPLGVVLAGLFIGALRTGATSMQVANIPKTFSNIIEGMAVGFIALQVAVRYYLVKIIQRRRTRTNPPADQEAPA, encoded by the coding sequence ATGATTGTCATAGCCGCCTCCGGGCGAAATCCGTTCCGGGCATACGCACTTCTGTTTGGCGATTCGGGGCTCATTCCCGGTGGGTCGGCATGGCGGCGCGAGTTCGCCGAACTGCTCATCAAGAGCGCCATGTACATTGCGACGGGTCTCTCGGTCGCCCTGGCATTCAAGGGTGGCCTGTTCAACATCGGCGCCGAGGGCCAGTTCTGGGTAGGCGCCATCGTAGCGACCTTCTTCGGATACTGGACTCCTGTAGCCCACACGTTTGGGGCTATGTACGTCGCTCTGGGGACCTTCGGCTGGATAGCGCAACTCTTGCATGGAGCCATCTGTATCATCATGGGAATGCTTGCGGGCGGCGCATGGGCGGCAGTCGCCGGCTATCTTTATGTCAAGCGCGGCGTCAACATCGTCATCGGCACGATCATGCTCAACTGGATCGCCTGGTTCCTGATCACAAGCTGGCTGGTGCTCGGACCAATGACGCCTCCCTCTCAGACGTTCACTTCTGGCTCCTTCTATGTGACTGACACGGCCAAGCTGTTGAGGATCATGATGCCGACACGCCTCAACACCAGTATTTTGCTCGTGTTGATCGCGACGTATGCCACCTGGTTCCTCCTGTACAAGACGACGGTCGGCTATGAGATCCGCGCCATCGGCTACACCGCCAACATTGGCATGGAAGCCCCGCGGGCACAGGGTATCAACGTCAGCCGCCGCATCCTGCAGCTCATGTTCTTCTCCGGAAGCCTTGCCGCGCTCGGCGGCTCCTTCTTCATCCTGGGTCTGACCTATCAGTTCCCCAACACCGCGACCATGGGATACGGCTGGACTGGTATCGGCATCGCGTTGATCGGCCAGAGCGAACCCCTGGGTGTCGTACTGGCAGGATTGTTCATTGGAGCGCTGCGTACCGGAGCCACGTCCATGCAGGTCGCCAACATCCCCAAGACGTTCTCCAACATCATCGAGGGCATGGCCGTCGGCTTCATCGCCCTGCAGGTTGCCGTGCGATACTACCTGGTCAAGATCATCCAGCGCCGCCGCACGCGTACGAACCCGCCAGCAGACCAGGAGGCCCCAGCATGA
- the xth gene encoding exodeoxyribonuclease III translates to MKIATWNVNSVRARLPVVQRWLEESQVDVLAMQETKTVDETFPVAEFEALGYQVAMSGQKTYNGVAIASRLPISGVVRGWAGNDPSRILAVDIGGVTLIDGYLPHGGERGDEAFLHKLQFFQQFRTYLDTTYPRDHSLLFMGDFNVARDPQDVWAPEEMQDAIGFMQEEREVLENLRGWGFVDLFRRFHGEQQFTWWDYRMNMFKRRMGMRIDYAWGSEALSASVTDCMVDIEPRRWEKPSDHTPVVVTIS, encoded by the coding sequence ATGAAGATAGCGACGTGGAACGTGAACTCAGTGCGTGCTCGTCTGCCCGTTGTCCAGAGGTGGCTGGAGGAGTCACAGGTGGACGTTCTCGCCATGCAGGAGACCAAGACAGTCGATGAGACATTTCCTGTGGCAGAGTTCGAGGCACTGGGATATCAGGTTGCAATGTCGGGCCAGAAGACCTATAACGGCGTTGCTATCGCATCCAGACTGCCCATCTCCGGCGTCGTCAGGGGCTGGGCCGGCAATGATCCGAGCCGGATTCTGGCAGTGGATATTGGGGGTGTCACGCTGATCGACGGGTATCTACCACATGGTGGCGAACGTGGCGACGAAGCATTTCTGCACAAACTTCAGTTCTTTCAGCAATTTCGGACGTATCTCGACACGACGTATCCCAGAGACCATTCGCTGTTGTTCATGGGCGATTTCAACGTGGCCAGGGATCCCCAGGACGTCTGGGCTCCCGAGGAGATGCAAGACGCCATCGGCTTCATGCAGGAAGAGCGTGAGGTGCTCGAGAATCTACGCGGGTGGGGGTTCGTCGACCTTTTCCGCAGATTCCATGGCGAGCAGCAGTTTACCTGGTGGGACTACCGCATGAACATGTTCAAGCGCCGCATGGGCATGCGCATCGACTATGCATGGGGTTCGGAGGCGCTGTCTGCCAGCGTCACCGACTGCATGGTCGACATCGAGCCGAGGCGCTGGGAGAAGCCTTCAGATCACACTCCCGTCGTCGTCACCATCTCGTGA
- a CDS encoding ABC transporter permease yields MNITQINLTIAQMLDYTTPILFAALCGVLSESAGVVNIGLDGIMRFGAFFGLLGAFFSHSPWIGLLLGIAVGCLVGALHAFITIRWNGDQTVAGTAVNVIAVGLMTYLLEFVFSTTGYSPQLQNYFGAQAYRVQLPFLAKIPFLGAFSNLSFMIWFGFICTVLMHVLLYHTVLGLRIRTCGENPKAATTLGINVFRVRWFAVVAGAALAGIGGATLSISSFSGFSDSMPNGVGFIGLAAMIFGKWTPFGALGAALLFGTGQIVQSIIAVTGIAPKLAPGLTLILPYVLTLAVLAGFVGKSIAPAADGRPYYKEQR; encoded by the coding sequence ATGAACATCACACAGATCAACCTCACGATTGCTCAGATGCTGGACTACACTACGCCGATCCTGTTTGCCGCGCTGTGTGGCGTCCTCAGCGAAAGCGCAGGTGTCGTCAACATTGGTTTGGACGGCATCATGCGTTTTGGCGCCTTCTTCGGGCTGCTCGGCGCATTCTTCTCTCACTCCCCCTGGATCGGCCTGCTACTCGGTATCGCCGTCGGCTGCCTTGTGGGAGCGCTCCACGCCTTCATCACCATCAGGTGGAATGGTGATCAGACCGTCGCCGGAACAGCCGTCAACGTCATCGCTGTCGGCCTCATGACGTATTTGCTGGAATTCGTCTTCAGCACAACCGGGTACTCGCCGCAGCTCCAGAACTACTTTGGGGCTCAGGCCTACCGCGTGCAGCTCCCCTTCCTTGCCAAGATCCCCTTTCTGGGTGCCTTCTCCAACCTGTCGTTCATGATTTGGTTCGGCTTCATCTGTACGGTTCTCATGCATGTGCTCCTGTACCACACGGTCCTCGGCCTGCGCATCCGTACGTGTGGCGAGAATCCCAAGGCGGCAACGACACTTGGCATCAATGTGTTCCGCGTTCGCTGGTTCGCCGTCGTCGCGGGGGCAGCGCTCGCGGGCATAGGTGGTGCTACGCTGTCCATCAGCTCATTCTCGGGGTTCAGCGACTCCATGCCCAACGGTGTCGGGTTCATTGGCCTCGCCGCAATGATCTTTGGCAAGTGGACCCCGTTCGGCGCTCTCGGGGCGGCACTCCTGTTTGGAACGGGCCAGATCGTGCAGTCCATCATCGCCGTCACAGGTATTGCCCCAAAGCTGGCACCCGGTCTCACACTCATCCTCCCCTACGTTCTTACGCTGGCTGTCCTGGCTGGGTTCGTCGGCAAGTCCATCGCTCCCGCAGCAGACGGCCGCCCGTACTACAAGGAACAGCGCTAG
- a CDS encoding 3-hydroxybutyryl-CoA dehydrogenase, which produces MEIRRIAVFGAGVMGAGIAQDAAAHGLEVVLVDQTEDGLSHARQSIENSLNLELQRWGITGSEKKVLLSHIKFTLNRSDVGSVDLVIEAIPDDLGAKQDLFAQLEAQLEHMCPGEVTYVSNTAILPITDIALKMVNKERLVGMHFLAPVPAIKLVEMVRGVHTSQTTVDRAKELARRMGKTPVDVLENPGYITARLVVPLINEAIMLYQEGTASKEDIDVAMRLGFGFNKGPFALADQIGLDIVLGWSEHLFSELGETRYRPQALIRNLARRGHLGVKTGKGFYSYETCVENMEEKI; this is translated from the coding sequence ATGGAGATTCGAAGGATTGCGGTGTTTGGTGCCGGCGTCATGGGAGCGGGAATTGCTCAGGACGCAGCAGCGCACGGTCTCGAGGTGGTACTCGTCGATCAAACGGAGGACGGACTGTCGCATGCCCGCCAGAGCATTGAGAACAGCCTCAATCTTGAACTCCAGCGATGGGGTATCACGGGATCAGAGAAGAAGGTCCTGCTTTCTCACATCAAGTTCACGTTGAACCGTAGTGACGTGGGCAGCGTCGACCTTGTCATTGAGGCCATTCCGGATGATCTTGGGGCCAAGCAGGATCTGTTTGCCCAGCTTGAGGCCCAGCTTGAACACATGTGCCCCGGTGAGGTCACCTATGTCAGCAACACTGCCATCCTGCCCATCACTGACATCGCGCTGAAGATGGTCAACAAGGAGCGTCTCGTAGGCATGCACTTCCTCGCGCCCGTTCCAGCGATCAAGCTTGTCGAGATGGTGCGAGGTGTCCATACGTCTCAGACAACCGTCGACCGTGCGAAGGAACTGGCACGCCGCATGGGCAAGACCCCCGTCGACGTACTCGAGAACCCCGGCTACATCACGGCGCGTCTTGTCGTTCCCCTTATCAACGAAGCCATCATGCTCTACCAGGAAGGAACAGCCAGCAAGGAGGACATCGATGTCGCCATGCGCCTTGGTTTCGGCTTCAACAAGGGCCCGTTTGCCCTTGCTGACCAGATCGGGCTGGATATCGTCCTCGGGTGGTCGGAGCACCTCTTCAGCGAGCTGGGCGAGACTCGATATCGTCCACAGGCGCTTATCCGGAACCTGGCTCGACGTGGGCACCTGGGAGTGAAGACCGGCAAGGGCTTCTACAGCTATGAGACTTGTGTCGAGAACATGGAGGAGAAGATATGA
- a CDS encoding heme ABC transporter ATP-binding protein codes for MKALEVRGISKMFPGNLANDNISFSVEKGEIFAIVGENGAGKSTLMNIIYGIYAASGGDLLVNEKEVKIRSVEDAIKLRMGMVHQEFMLIPRFTVTQNIVIGDEPHKGIFFDYGRALREVRELSKRVSLTVDASALVGDLPVGVQQRVEILKVLRRGAEILIFDEPTAVLTPEETVELFVTMRKLQAEGKTILFISHKLKEVMEIADRIAVLRRGKLQGIVNKKDTNEEELARMMVGRNVVLEIPRVDVEVGAVAFACHDLHVRNKRGYEAVKGMSLEVRGGEIVGIAGVQGNGQDELVNAMIGFSHPISGSMELNGKSMRMVTTAQLRKEGMSYITEDRGRRGLVMPYTVRENSVMGQHLSGPFSKGIRMNYDKVGEFAEGKVKEYDIRPGDVYDTAGSLSGGNQQKLILARELSLPHNFLIASQPTRGLDVGATEFVYHKLLEEKKAGKAILLISLELSEILGLSDRILVMFEGRIVGETTPDKTTEEALGLLMLGVGIDKKVQS; via the coding sequence ATGAAAGCACTGGAAGTACGCGGCATCTCCAAGATGTTCCCAGGGAACCTTGCGAACGACAACATCTCGTTCTCGGTGGAGAAGGGGGAGATTTTTGCCATCGTCGGCGAAAACGGTGCGGGCAAGAGTACTCTGATGAACATCATCTACGGCATCTACGCGGCATCGGGCGGAGACCTTCTGGTCAATGAGAAGGAAGTCAAGATTCGTTCGGTCGAGGATGCTATCAAGCTCCGGATGGGTATGGTGCACCAAGAGTTCATGCTGATTCCAAGGTTCACCGTCACTCAGAACATCGTCATCGGCGATGAGCCGCACAAGGGTATCTTCTTTGACTACGGCAGGGCACTGCGCGAAGTCCGGGAGCTCTCAAAGCGCGTCTCGCTGACCGTGGACGCCTCTGCTCTTGTAGGCGACCTGCCCGTCGGCGTCCAGCAGCGTGTCGAAATCCTCAAGGTGCTGCGCAGAGGAGCTGAGATCCTCATTTTCGATGAGCCCACAGCCGTCCTCACACCTGAGGAGACTGTCGAGCTGTTCGTGACCATGCGTAAGCTGCAGGCGGAGGGAAAGACGATCCTGTTCATCAGCCACAAGCTGAAAGAGGTCATGGAGATCGCCGACCGCATAGCGGTCCTGCGTCGCGGCAAGCTGCAGGGCATCGTGAACAAGAAGGACACGAACGAAGAGGAACTGGCTCGCATGATGGTCGGTCGCAACGTCGTCCTCGAGATCCCCAGGGTCGACGTGGAAGTGGGAGCTGTGGCATTTGCGTGTCACGATCTGCACGTCAGAAACAAGCGCGGATACGAGGCCGTCAAAGGCATGAGCCTTGAGGTCCGCGGCGGAGAGATCGTCGGCATTGCGGGCGTCCAGGGCAACGGCCAGGACGAACTGGTCAACGCCATGATCGGGTTCTCGCATCCAATTTCGGGTTCGATGGAACTCAACGGAAAGAGCATGCGCATGGTCACCACAGCCCAACTGCGCAAGGAAGGCATGAGCTACATCACCGAAGACCGTGGGCGCAGAGGTCTTGTCATGCCGTACACGGTACGCGAGAACTCTGTCATGGGCCAGCACTTGAGCGGGCCGTTCAGCAAGGGCATCAGGATGAACTACGACAAGGTTGGGGAGTTTGCCGAAGGGAAGGTCAAGGAATATGACATCCGCCCTGGTGACGTCTATGACACGGCAGGATCCCTGTCCGGCGGCAACCAGCAGAAGCTTATCCTGGCCCGTGAGCTGTCGCTGCCACACAACTTCCTGATCGCTTCGCAGCCGACACGCGGCCTGGACGTTGGCGCCACCGAATTCGTCTATCACAAGCTGCTTGAGGAGAAGAAGGCTGGCAAGGCCATCCTGCTCATCTCACTCGAACTCTCCGAGATCCTCGGCCTGTCCGACCGCATTCTGGTCATGTTTGAAGGGCGCATCGTCGGAGAGACAACCCCGGACAAGACGACCGAAGAGGCCCTGGGTCTTCTGATGCTCGGCGTCGGTATCGACAAGAAGGTGCAATCGTGA
- a CDS encoding acetate kinase, producing MKVLVLNCGSSSIKYKLYDDDQQLAEGLLEKIGTAQAQLNHTVAGRKKVVSVHEILEHQAGIELILKALVGPEKGALTSIKDIQAVGHRVVHGAESFSESTLITPEVVAKIEECIDIAPLHNPPNLAGIYSISYLLPKVPQVAVFDTAFHQTMPEKAFIYAIPYVFYTRNHIRKYGFHGTSHYFVSHEAAAILGRTIDDLKLITCHLGNGSSITAVDHGKSVDTSMGFTPLEGLPMGTRCGDIDPAVPLYIMGKEELNLQQINALLNKHSGVLGISGISNDFRTLEEEAGKGDKRATLALEVYCYKLKKYIGSYIAAMNGADAIVFTGGIGENSDIVRELVIKDMEFLGIELDADKNRAKKRGEAEDISMPSSRIKVLVIPTNEELVIARDTRRIVAAN from the coding sequence ATGAAGGTTCTGGTCCTGAACTGTGGCAGTTCTTCTATCAAGTACAAGCTGTACGACGATGATCAGCAGCTGGCCGAAGGCCTGCTGGAGAAGATCGGCACGGCCCAGGCGCAGCTCAATCACACGGTTGCCGGACGGAAGAAGGTCGTCTCTGTCCACGAGATCCTTGAGCACCAGGCCGGCATCGAGCTTATCCTGAAGGCTCTGGTCGGCCCAGAAAAGGGTGCCCTCACGAGCATCAAGGACATTCAGGCTGTCGGGCACCGCGTGGTCCATGGGGCCGAGTCGTTTTCGGAATCGACGCTGATTACCCCCGAGGTGGTGGCCAAGATCGAGGAGTGCATTGACATCGCACCTCTCCACAATCCGCCGAACCTGGCGGGCATCTACTCCATCTCGTACCTGTTGCCCAAGGTTCCTCAGGTCGCCGTTTTCGACACGGCATTCCATCAGACGATGCCGGAGAAAGCATTTATATATGCGATCCCTTACGTTTTCTACACCCGGAACCACATCCGCAAATACGGTTTTCACGGCACCAGTCACTATTTTGTATCGCATGAAGCTGCCGCGATACTGGGAAGGACCATCGATGACCTTAAGCTTATCACGTGTCATCTGGGCAATGGTTCTTCCATTACCGCCGTCGATCATGGCAAATCCGTCGATACGTCCATGGGGTTTACTCCTCTCGAAGGGCTGCCCATGGGGACGCGCTGCGGAGACATCGATCCTGCTGTCCCACTCTATATCATGGGGAAGGAAGAACTGAACCTTCAGCAAATCAATGCTCTGCTCAACAAGCACTCGGGCGTTCTGGGCATTTCGGGCATCAGCAATGACTTCCGCACTCTTGAGGAAGAGGCTGGCAAGGGCGACAAACGTGCGACGCTGGCACTTGAAGTGTACTGCTACAAGCTCAAGAAGTACATTGGTTCGTACATTGCAGCCATGAACGGTGCCGATGCGATCGTGTTCACGGGGGGGATAGGCGAGAACAGCGATATCGTCCGTGAACTGGTGATCAAGGACATGGAATTCCTGGGTATAGAGCTCGATGCTGACAAGAATCGCGCAAAGAAGCGCGGTGAAGCGGAAGATATCAGCATGCCGTCTTCGCGCATCAAGGTCCTGGTCATCCCGACCAACGAGGAACTGGTCATTGCACGGGACACCCGTCGGATAGTGGCCGCAAACTAG